AGGCGGGAGTCATCAATCTTGCCTGCATGGCACTGGACGATGGAGAGGCGGGGCTGGGGCGTCCCGCGGTGGGCCGGTTCGACCGACTCATTCCATCCGTGAGTTCTGAAAACGATGCCATTCGTCTGCTAGATCTCAAGAACCAAGTTCGACAGACACTCAGCGACTGGGATGTCCACGGGGTAGCGGTGTTGGACACGATGAAACACAATCAGTGGAAATATGCCGATGCCTCAACTCGGCTTCTGTCCATCAGCGCCGTAATGATCGCCGCCGCGGAGCAAAACGCCGACTACGGGCTTATCCGCCCCGGACCAGTTGGCGCGCACATTCTACGGCCGCAGCTGAAGCAAGTTGATCCGACGGTACTCGGCTTCGCGAGCACTCCGAAGTACTGGACCACGGGGGCCATGGAGGCCTACGCCGCAGCCAGCTTCTGGGGACGCCAATTGAATCCCATCAGCTAGTGCCCATCGCAGGAAAGGTACTTCGGCTTCCATTCGAGTCGTTGAACAGTATCCCTGGCGGTGTCAACGAAGTGCGGCTCTACCACGATGATTTGCTGGACTGCGAAGTAGTGGGCAAGCGTTTCGACCTGACAATGGTCGATGCATCAGTGCTGCCCGAAGCAAGCACCCTGCGTTCCATTAAGCACGACAACGTGGTCGAGGTGAAGGGTGCTGCCAGGGTAGATGGCTATGACCCGCTCATGGACGTCATCGAGATAATCACGCCCCACTACCCTCGCGGCAGCATCACGGATGCCTTGCTTCGGGGTGAAGAATTCACCACTCGCGAGGCAATTGTCATCATGACATCTGCACTGCGAGGGCTGCGCGAACTACACATGCGACACAACATCCTCCATCGCGATATCAAAAGCGGGAACATCTTGCTCACCAGCCCCCCAATCTATGCTCTGGTAGCGGACATAGGTGTGGCTGGCACCCTTGATTCGAATGGCTCAGCTCCAGCCGTCAACAACCCGACTCTTTACAGCCCTCCGGAATTGATGACGGCAGGTGTCCTCACGATGTCGAGTGACCTGTATTCGATGGGGCTCGTCATGCGGGAACTCTTGGGCGGAGCATTCCCGTACGGCGCCTACAGTCGTCAGCAGGTTGTTGAGGAACTGGCGGCAGGCCGATCTGCGATACGTCCAGTCGATCTCGAACTGCCAGTCTGGGCACCCACAAACCTCCGGAAGTTGTATCGAAAGGCGACCGCTGGGAGCCCGGCGCGACGATTCCAAAACGCCAAGGACATGGGTCATGCCATCTCGCGACTGTCGTTGGCAAACTGGACGACTGCTGAGACGAATACCTGGGAGGCAGCCGGCATAGGACGGAATCCTCCTAGGTACCGCGTGGAGGCAACAGTTGCGGATCAAGGGTACGTAATCTCCCTACGGAAGGCGACGGGGGCGCGATGGAGAAGACCCCAGCATCAGAACGATGTCCTCGTTGACTCGCTGCACGCTCGCGAAACACAGCGGATTTTCGACGCTGCCAACGCCATGGCTGTTAGCTGAGGCGCAAGTTGGCCGTGTCTTCGCTACGGGGGCGGGTGCCCCCTCATCCTCGGGGGCAAGGTCTCCACCTCTGCAATGAGCTCCAACACCCTCTGGTACTGCACGCTCGGGCCGCGTATGACCCGGCCATCAGACCAGACCGCGCCACGCGAGCACGCGCCGCGATGTCGCCTCCTTCGGCCGGCCACGCAGGTGCTTGATGATCTCCGTCGAGTCATCGGATACAAGAATTGCCGAAGTGAAGTTCTTCTCCGCCGCCAGTTGGTTCAATAACGGCCAGACGGGCTTGCGCTTGTCCAGAACCTTGCCCGTCGCAGGGTCGACAACCGGCAGTTCATTGCTGGCCCGTGTCCAGTACGTGCGGTCCAAGAGGACGATCGGTGTGGGCATCACCACCTCCTTCTCGCGATAGTAGTTCTGCGTTACATCCTGAAATAGCTCCTGTACGGTCCCCGCATTGCCCTCACCGAACAGAATGCCGCCATCCGCAAGTGAGACGAGACCATCCTCCCGGAGACTGTTGAAGAACATCTTTCCCGAGTGAGTGGCGAACAGGTTGGGCGGCTCATGACCGTACAACCATGTAGGGACACCGAGGTTGAAGCTCTCATCCGGCTCAGCGGCTTCCCAATCCCCGAGAAGGTCCGCTCGCACGGCGCACGCGGTAGATAGCCACTCATGGGAGCCAAAGTCCTCCGCTTTCCTCAGGACGTTAATTGCG
This Salinibacterium sp. ZJ450 DNA region includes the following protein-coding sequences:
- a CDS encoding protein kinase, whose product is MPIAGKVLRLPFESLNSIPGGVNEVRLYHDDLLDCEVVGKRFDLTMVDASVLPEASTLRSIKHDNVVEVKGAARVDGYDPLMDVIEIITPHYPRGSITDALLRGEEFTTREAIVIMTSALRGLRELHMRHNILHRDIKSGNILLTSPPIYALVADIGVAGTLDSNGSAPAVNNPTLYSPPELMTAGVLTMSSDLYSMGLVMRELLGGAFPYGAYSRQQVVEELAAGRSAIRPVDLELPVWAPTNLRKLYRKATAGSPARRFQNAKDMGHAISRLSLANWTTAETNTWEAAGIGRNPPRYRVEATVADQGYVISLRKATGARWRRPQHQNDVLVDSLHARETQRIFDAANAMAVS